One Candidatus Eisenbacteria bacterium genomic region harbors:
- a CDS encoding DUF4931 domain-containing protein, which produces MSELRHDPIQGRWVIIATDRGQRPDSFAVEPERIKAGAFCPFCSGNESSTPPEIVAIRERGSSPNSQGWKIRVVANKFPALRIEGELERRGMGVYDRINGIGAHEVVIESPDHYKSIVGLEQGHVTSVYRVLQERLIDLMRDGRFKYVLLFKNHGRIAGASLPHPHHQVIAVPVTPKTVATELQASRQHFLRKERCVFCDILHQEIESGERIVSLTDRFVAFCPYASRFPFEIFVAPRYHEHAFAETSPNDLSGLAWIMQDVLKRLRFGLRNPPYNYIFHTTPNTQTSPKRPAYWSTVRYDYHWHIEILPRLTRVAGFEWGTGFYINPTPPEQAAEYLRSVDTSQEIEEPALDESAQQQ; this is translated from the coding sequence ATGTCGGAACTCAGACACGATCCGATTCAGGGGCGCTGGGTGATCATCGCCACCGATCGGGGACAGCGTCCGGATAGTTTCGCCGTTGAGCCGGAGAGGATCAAGGCGGGCGCCTTCTGTCCCTTCTGCTCGGGCAATGAATCGTCCACGCCTCCCGAAATCGTGGCGATCCGAGAGAGGGGCTCGTCGCCGAACTCGCAGGGCTGGAAGATCCGCGTCGTGGCGAACAAGTTCCCCGCCCTGCGGATCGAGGGGGAATTGGAACGGCGGGGGATGGGGGTCTACGATCGGATCAACGGGATCGGCGCCCACGAGGTGGTGATCGAGAGTCCCGACCATTACAAATCCATCGTCGGCCTCGAGCAGGGACACGTGACCAGCGTCTACCGCGTGCTCCAGGAACGGCTCATCGATCTGATGCGGGACGGACGCTTCAAGTATGTGCTTCTTTTCAAGAATCACGGCCGGATCGCCGGCGCCTCCCTTCCGCACCCGCATCACCAGGTGATCGCCGTTCCGGTTACGCCGAAGACGGTGGCCACCGAACTCCAGGCGTCGCGCCAGCACTTTCTCCGCAAGGAACGTTGCGTCTTCTGCGATATTCTCCACCAGGAAATCGAGTCGGGCGAGCGGATCGTCTCCCTCACCGATCGGTTCGTGGCGTTCTGTCCCTACGCGAGCCGTTTCCCCTTCGAGATCTTCGTCGCCCCGCGCTACCACGAGCACGCCTTCGCCGAGACGTCGCCGAACGATCTCTCCGGTCTCGCCTGGATCATGCAGGACGTGCTGAAGCGGCTCCGCTTCGGACTTCGGAATCCTCCATATAACTATATATTTCACACCACACCGAACACGCAGACCTCGCCCAAGCGCCCCGCTTACTGGTCGACGGTCCGCTACGATTATCATTGGCACATCGAGATCCTCCCACGCCTCACGCGGGTGGCCGGTTTCGAATGGGGCACCGGGTTCTACATCAATCCCACCCCGCCGGAACAGGCCGCCGAGTATCTGCGCAGCGTCGACACCTCCCAAGAGATCGAAGAGCCCGCTCTTGACGAATCGGCGCAGCAACAATAA
- a CDS encoding nucleotide excision repair endonuclease: MKDSADLLDRIARFLERRPSGAASTEIALRVLRVADPSPRTAGRVVDSLLEKDPRFRRLGVQFWAFAPPEPFVEKALLYGACRASLSDPRLHRIALLRVEAGEEKGSATFDRRAGSAAPLPESARPLAANARLVLFSRAAPFAVRRDDGHPLLTEPEPLRIRRRLAPHLPATDLRSPERLAARLGLDWRESEDPLDEARLLHRIVEETAAWLAGGGERGPAGGEIPFLREGGWEELERIPDSPGVYRLSDGGGHLLYVGKSRSLRARVESYFSGYGNLSERKRAMVRRVTRVDAIPLGSEAEALVEEWRAIRRRRPPYNEKIEVRSEPSADLDGRNRVLFLPAADPKRVTLFLFRNDGAVRRLSARRNPIRTARLGDALLSFFGGRGGGRDEGARALLGRWIRENRERITLLDADRYAGAEDLLRVVVECLRDPELTSGTGSERI, translated from the coding sequence ATGAAAGACTCCGCCGACCTACTCGATCGGATCGCCCGTTTCCTCGAACGGCGGCCTTCCGGCGCGGCCTCCACCGAGATCGCCCTCCGGGTTCTCCGCGTCGCCGACCCGAGCCCCCGGACCGCCGGCCGGGTGGTCGATTCCCTGCTCGAAAAAGATCCCCGCTTCCGGCGCCTCGGCGTCCAGTTCTGGGCCTTCGCCCCCCCGGAACCCTTCGTCGAAAAGGCTCTCCTCTACGGGGCCTGCCGCGCGTCTCTTTCCGACCCCCGCCTTCACCGAATCGCGCTTCTCCGCGTCGAGGCGGGGGAGGAGAAGGGGTCGGCGACCTTCGACCGCCGGGCGGGGAGCGCCGCGCCTCTTCCGGAGAGCGCCCGTCCCCTCGCCGCGAACGCCCGCCTGGTCCTCTTCTCCCGCGCCGCTCCCTTCGCCGTCCGCCGAGACGACGGCCACCCCCTCCTGACCGAACCGGAGCCGCTCCGTATCCGGCGCCGTCTCGCGCCGCATCTCCCCGCGACGGATCTCCGTTCGCCCGAGCGTCTCGCCGCCCGTCTCGGCCTGGACTGGCGCGAATCGGAGGATCCTCTGGACGAGGCGCGGCTCCTCCATCGGATCGTCGAGGAAACGGCGGCATGGCTCGCCGGTGGGGGGGAACGCGGTCCGGCGGGAGGGGAGATCCCTTTTCTCCGTGAAGGGGGATGGGAGGAGCTGGAGCGGATTCCCGATTCGCCCGGTGTGTACCGGTTGAGCGATGGGGGCGGCCACCTTCTCTACGTCGGCAAGTCCCGGTCGCTTCGCGCCCGCGTGGAGAGCTACTTCTCCGGATATGGAAACCTCTCGGAGAGGAAAAGGGCGATGGTGCGCCGCGTGACCCGCGTCGACGCGATCCCGCTCGGCTCCGAGGCGGAAGCGCTCGTGGAGGAGTGGCGCGCCATCCGTCGTCGTCGCCCGCCTTACAACGAGAAGATCGAGGTACGAAGTGAACCCAGCGCCGACCTGGACGGCCGAAACCGCGTTCTCTTTCTTCCCGCCGCCGATCCGAAACGGGTGACGCTTTTCCTCTTTCGGAACGACGGCGCAGTCCGCCGCCTCTCGGCGCGGCGAAACCCGATCCGGACCGCCCGGCTGGGAGACGCGCTCCTGAGTTTCTTCGGCGGCCGGGGGGGCGGGCGCGACGAGGGCGCCCGCGCTCTCCTCGGCCGGTGGATTCGGGAGAATCGGGAGAGAATCACGCTGCTCGACGCCGACCGCTACGCCGGCGCCGAGGATCTTCTCCGCGTGGTCGTCGAATGCCTCCGCGACCCCGAACTCACATCCGGGACCGGTTCGGAGAGGATCTGA
- a CDS encoding O-antigen ligase family protein, with the protein MNRIGGALALAGLGVLLAFLPFGIAGQQIGLALGAAAALLAGDARRRARARLAPDRTGPLLPAGCAAWIGALLLALLFSGRAAEGARELRKLLLLSALFLPAAAVRDRRDLRAAAELLLLAAFVAALLGLIEQARGAGNHPTRLDGPLGFYMTTSGVFLLLGLPPLALLLERERLHGLAPAAFLLLAAALLFTYTRGAWFGWAAGAAWLTARRRPRLLPAAVAAVAATMLLHPAARERLLSSFDPDFHFNRERIYLWEAGWRAFRERPLFGRGLHDLTPLIDASRDGAARERITHFHSLYLQTAVSAGAVGLAALALFATGLFAALRRAATRAEDRFGAALADGAAAALIAFLVHGLFEWNWGDSEVATALYTVIGLGLAAGGAGAAAVRSSPNRSRM; encoded by the coding sequence ATGAACCGAATCGGCGGCGCCCTCGCCCTCGCCGGCCTCGGCGTTCTTCTCGCCTTTCTCCCCTTCGGTATCGCCGGCCAGCAGATCGGACTCGCCCTAGGCGCGGCGGCGGCCCTTCTCGCCGGCGACGCGCGGCGACGCGCCCGGGCGCGTCTCGCCCCGGATCGGACCGGGCCGCTCCTCCCGGCGGGCTGCGCCGCGTGGATCGGCGCGCTCCTCCTGGCGCTCCTTTTCTCGGGAAGGGCGGCCGAGGGGGCGCGGGAGCTGCGCAAGCTCCTACTCCTCTCCGCCCTCTTTCTTCCCGCCGCGGCGGTGCGGGACCGGCGCGATCTCCGGGCGGCGGCGGAGCTTCTTCTGCTCGCGGCGTTCGTCGCGGCGCTCCTCGGCCTGATTGAGCAGGCTCGGGGAGCGGGGAACCACCCGACACGTCTGGATGGCCCGCTCGGCTTCTACATGACCACCTCCGGCGTATTTCTCCTTCTCGGTCTTCCCCCCCTCGCCCTACTCCTGGAGCGGGAACGACTCCACGGGCTCGCCCCCGCGGCTTTCCTCCTTCTCGCGGCGGCTCTCCTCTTCACCTACACGCGGGGCGCTTGGTTCGGATGGGCGGCGGGGGCGGCGTGGCTCACGGCGCGAAGGCGACCGAGACTCCTCCCGGCGGCGGTGGCGGCGGTCGCGGCGACGATGCTGCTCCACCCGGCGGCGAGGGAGAGGCTCCTCTCCTCTTTCGATCCCGATTTTCACTTCAACCGTGAAAGGATTTATCTCTGGGAGGCGGGTTGGCGCGCCTTCCGGGAACGGCCGCTCTTCGGCCGGGGCCTTCACGATCTGACCCCCTTGATCGACGCCTCGCGCGACGGCGCGGCGCGGGAGAGGATCACCCATTTTCACAGCCTCTATCTGCAGACCGCCGTTTCCGCCGGCGCGGTGGGGCTCGCGGCGCTCGCTCTCTTCGCCACAGGCCTCTTCGCGGCGCTCCGCCGGGCCGCGACGCGCGCGGAGGACCGCTTCGGCGCCGCCCTCGCCGACGGGGCCGCGGCGGCGCTCATCGCCTTCCTGGTGCACGGACTCTTTGAATGGAATTGGGGGGACTCGGAGGTGGCGACGGCGCTCTACACGGTGATCGGGCTCGGGCTCGCCGCGGGAGGTGCGGGCGCGGCGGCGGTCAGATCCTCTCCGAACCGGTCCCGGATGTGA
- a CDS encoding glycosyltransferase family 4 protein: protein MTGRLRILQITHQGDFGGSTNSITWLTEGLSGRGHALFLCVRPESLLAERFAEHPRVRVVPFDFGRSLIHLGRSRRLARLCTDLGVDVVNAHASLDRHLTIQARRLFRGRFRLVHTRRNAPLSSGGRLQGWYYGACTDRIIAVSGGVAEGMVRGGVPRERIAVVHNGIPLDRYRDFPQERVRAAREDLGIAEGERVVGMMARRKGQDELLRAMAFVEEPATILLLGIDRDEGLEEIRRSLRLPHRVIYGGFRHDVLPYYPILSVFVLPSTIEGFSLSILEAMAFGLPVVCTDAGGNAEAVEEGVNGHLFRPGDTGAFGAAVRGLLGDEALRRAMGERGREKVFARFGVDRTVEKAEAVYLSLTER, encoded by the coding sequence ATGACGGGACGGCTCCGGATCCTGCAGATCACCCATCAGGGGGACTTCGGCGGCTCCACCAACTCCATCACCTGGCTGACCGAAGGCCTCTCCGGTCGCGGGCACGCACTCTTCCTCTGCGTGCGGCCCGAATCGCTCCTGGCGGAACGCTTCGCCGAACACCCGCGGGTCCGCGTCGTTCCATTCGATTTCGGCCGTTCCCTGATTCACCTCGGCCGGAGCCGTCGCCTCGCCCGCCTCTGCACGGATCTCGGCGTCGACGTGGTGAACGCCCACGCCTCCCTGGACCGGCACCTGACGATCCAGGCTCGGCGCCTCTTTCGGGGTCGCTTCCGTTTGGTTCACACAAGAAGAAACGCGCCGCTCTCCTCCGGCGGCCGCCTGCAGGGATGGTACTACGGTGCCTGCACGGACAGAATCATCGCCGTGAGCGGCGGCGTCGCCGAGGGAATGGTCCGGGGCGGCGTCCCCCGGGAAAGGATCGCGGTGGTCCACAACGGGATCCCCCTCGATCGCTACCGCGACTTTCCGCAGGAGCGGGTCCGCGCCGCGCGGGAGGATCTGGGAATCGCCGAAGGAGAGCGCGTGGTCGGCATGATGGCCCGCCGGAAGGGGCAGGACGAACTTCTCCGGGCGATGGCCTTCGTGGAGGAGCCGGCGACGATCCTCCTACTCGGGATCGACCGGGACGAGGGGCTCGAGGAAATCCGGCGCTCCCTCCGCCTCCCCCACCGGGTGATCTACGGCGGGTTCCGGCACGACGTCCTCCCCTATTATCCGATTCTCTCCGTTTTCGTTCTTCCCTCGACCATCGAGGGATTCAGCCTCTCCATCCTGGAGGCGATGGCCTTCGGACTGCCGGTGGTTTGCACCGACGCGGGGGGGAACGCCGAGGCGGTGGAGGAGGGGGTGAACGGCCATCTCTTCCGGCCCGGCGACACCGGCGCTTTCGGCGCCGCCGTCCGCGGCCTCCTCGGCGACGAAGCCCTCCGGCGCGCCATGGGAGAGCGGGGGCGGGAGAAGGTGTTCGCCCGCTTCGGGGTGGACCGCACGGTGGAGAAGGCGGAGGCGGTTTACCTCTCGCTGACGGAGCGATGA
- a CDS encoding histone deacetylase, protein MSPRFVYSDRYEVDLAGHPFPTEKYRLVRLALLENGSCGPEDFIEPAEPNREDLLLVHTPAYLDDLEHARLTPRTARSELPVTGEVIGAFRLSAAGTALAAGLARQSGTAVHIGGGFHHAFPDHAEGFCYFNDVAIAARIALREGWAEKVLVVDADVHQGNGTASIFRDDPAVYTFSIHQEDNYPPKKRSDRDVGLHDGTDDEEYLSFLRFHLPDLRETVRPDLVIYVAGADPFAEDRLGGLGLTRKGLAERDRMVFDEFAAAGIPTAACLAGGYARNPADTVAIHARTCLEAIRASRRGAKRDEER, encoded by the coding sequence TTGAGCCCTCGATTCGTCTATTCCGATCGGTACGAGGTGGATCTGGCCGGCCACCCTTTCCCGACGGAGAAGTACCGCCTCGTCCGACTCGCCCTTCTGGAAAACGGCTCCTGCGGGCCGGAGGATTTCATCGAACCCGCCGAGCCGAACCGGGAGGACCTCCTCCTCGTCCACACCCCCGCCTATCTGGACGATCTGGAGCATGCCCGCCTGACCCCCCGAACCGCCCGCTCCGAACTCCCCGTCACCGGCGAGGTGATCGGCGCGTTCCGTCTCTCCGCCGCCGGAACGGCGCTGGCGGCCGGACTCGCTCGACAAAGCGGCACCGCGGTCCACATCGGCGGGGGTTTCCACCACGCCTTTCCGGACCACGCCGAGGGGTTCTGCTATTTCAACGACGTGGCGATCGCCGCGAGGATCGCGCTCCGGGAAGGTTGGGCGGAAAAGGTGCTCGTGGTGGACGCGGACGTCCATCAGGGAAACGGAACCGCGTCGATCTTCCGGGACGACCCGGCGGTGTACACCTTCTCGATCCATCAGGAGGATAATTATCCGCCCAAGAAGCGTTCCGATCGGGACGTGGGCCTCCACGACGGCACGGATGACGAGGAGTATCTCTCCTTCCTTCGGTTCCATCTGCCCGACCTCCGGGAGACGGTCCGCCCCGATCTGGTGATCTACGTGGCGGGCGCGGACCCCTTCGCGGAGGACCGTCTCGGCGGCCTCGGTCTCACGCGGAAGGGGCTCGCCGAGCGGGACCGGATGGTGTTCGATGAATTCGCCGCGGCGGGGATCCCGACGGCGGCCTGCCTCGCCGGCGGCTACGCCCGGAACCCGGCGGACACGGTGGCGATCCACGCGCGCACCTGTCTCGAGGCGATCCGAGCCTCCCGGCGGGGGGCGAAAAGGGATGAAGAACGATGA
- a CDS encoding putative Ig domain-containing protein, whose translation MNGMRLSLIAMVCFAVLAFVPPAAADFVGLDADGDLSCDSTDMQVILEAGDIGTLRTLDLYFDDVPDLQSWGCTFCVKNGALVTNESFAYSVPAAWASVSMKDSDGDNLTISEFITTMYPDYRCYLVQATDWTGASPMSFPAKVGTFSYEVADEGCLGFVIDGPTSGWFSMIVGQGDFGDPGEACDTVSCPSQVEPVVIGTETPACPIPDAMLYENYDLGIQFTAAGGVPPYGWDVDVLPAGMRIVPETGVVEGMPTEFGGFAFQVRVTDDIGQFDVRPCSIYVDKPRIDQTTPSCPVPAATYGVSYPAGTVFQLANSPTQSLSWTATGLPLGMGINLTTGELFGTPTEWGWDIPFTVFLNGIGPTKVVLDQRECSITALPIAIDDADPACPIPNANQGVEYAALVQFRPDAPAGYNNEHRWDVSGLPNGMSIDEKTGSISGTPTEAGDFTFTVALFADPSNKAVEDPMDTRECSITVGEAASITVATLPPGQLSAAPGAAATHSFEVENVAGTRIELSAQARSENGWDALVTSSMFFSLAPGEIETVYVDHVVPAGAECPGQSDPVPGDTLWLDVFESQIRPQEPLASDWAFTTAEFSAGVVVSPPQYPAECADPGDSIYVQIDVHNTGACPEWFDIDLTFDKPGWSAEVAILTPPIWLSAGALGSVPVWVHVPEDAECGEQVTMQFKATGTVFGAADSTETDHCANNIYEVSIRDISGLGGEPGDSVTYCFEVKNEGNCDVIAYPEAFSGWPVNFNSAERLIPVDQSDTICVRHLIPAGTAVGAMMNLTFIVSPGLIPEKDREAVFRPDTLVVTTTALEGCDAGVEITPPAGGSSHFPNELFQIAFNVSNTGGDPDRYLLYADCPQGWMVDTEEDTTPVIDPGNDYDAVVNVQVPSNALCTDQGWVRLYALSLCDPQTMDIDSAAYGVMPVVNYEVVGYPEDSTGVPGQRMEYFFRITNNGNCAFPTGLMLLSTPAWEIDHGGMDEFELGPGEFSDFHLGVRIPDDAVQGDEHKFLLCADAAINKDRQGGACDSIITRVLSGCEHVQPILSLGDYRTVNYTGPGGLWTVQVQLRNNGPGEARNISMEMHENLSWLLIPDAVASYGNLPQGSASYGDGDGETFTFDLSGYPGGSFNVWFDVSYEDACGAPPTYQVRLDPTFLDPEASAGALPSPTAYVLHGNMPNPFNPSTTIGFELPVASRAELTIYNTAGQKVKRIWSGDLPSGVHTFQWTGEDDRGNPVPSGTYFYSLKSGDFRATKRMVLVR comes from the coding sequence ATGAACGGTATGCGGCTGTCCCTCATCGCGATGGTCTGTTTCGCGGTGCTCGCCTTCGTCCCCCCCGCGGCGGCGGATTTCGTCGGTCTCGACGCGGACGGGGATCTGTCCTGTGATTCGACGGACATGCAGGTGATCCTGGAAGCCGGCGACATCGGAACCCTCCGAACGCTGGATTTGTATTTCGACGATGTTCCCGATCTCCAGTCCTGGGGATGCACCTTCTGCGTCAAGAACGGGGCGTTGGTGACCAATGAGTCCTTCGCATACTCCGTCCCGGCCGCCTGGGCGAGCGTGTCCATGAAGGACTCCGACGGCGATAACCTCACCATCTCGGAGTTCATCACAACGATGTATCCGGATTACCGCTGCTACCTCGTCCAAGCCACGGACTGGACCGGCGCGTCGCCGATGTCCTTCCCGGCCAAAGTGGGCACCTTCTCTTATGAAGTGGCCGACGAGGGATGTCTCGGCTTCGTCATCGACGGCCCGACCTCCGGCTGGTTCAGCATGATCGTGGGCCAGGGCGATTTCGGCGATCCCGGCGAAGCCTGCGATACCGTCTCCTGTCCGAGCCAGGTGGAGCCGGTGGTGATCGGAACCGAGACGCCCGCCTGCCCGATTCCGGACGCGATGCTCTACGAGAACTACGACCTGGGGATCCAGTTCACCGCCGCCGGCGGCGTTCCTCCCTACGGCTGGGACGTGGATGTCCTGCCGGCGGGCATGCGGATCGTCCCCGAGACCGGGGTCGTCGAGGGGATGCCGACCGAGTTCGGCGGCTTCGCGTTCCAGGTCCGCGTGACCGACGACATCGGCCAGTTCGACGTGCGCCCCTGCTCGATCTACGTGGACAAGCCCAGGATCGACCAGACCACGCCTTCCTGCCCGGTTCCGGCCGCCACCTACGGCGTTTCCTACCCGGCGGGAACGGTCTTCCAGCTCGCCAACAGCCCGACCCAGAGCCTCTCCTGGACCGCCACCGGTCTTCCCCTCGGCATGGGGATCAACCTGACCACCGGCGAGTTGTTCGGCACGCCGACCGAGTGGGGTTGGGACATTCCCTTCACGGTCTTTTTGAACGGAATCGGTCCGACCAAGGTAGTCCTCGACCAGAGGGAGTGCAGCATCACCGCGCTGCCCATCGCGATCGACGACGCCGATCCGGCCTGCCCGATTCCGAACGCGAACCAGGGGGTCGAATACGCGGCTCTCGTCCAGTTCCGGCCGGACGCGCCGGCGGGCTACAACAACGAGCACCGCTGGGATGTCTCCGGCCTGCCGAACGGCATGTCGATCGACGAGAAGACCGGTTCCATCAGCGGAACGCCCACCGAAGCGGGGGACTTCACCTTCACCGTCGCCCTCTTCGCGGATCCGTCCAACAAGGCGGTCGAAGATCCGATGGACACGCGGGAATGCTCCATCACGGTCGGCGAGGCGGCGAGCATTACCGTCGCTACACTGCCGCCGGGCCAACTGTCCGCCGCCCCGGGAGCGGCCGCGACCCACTCCTTCGAGGTGGAGAACGTCGCCGGAACCCGGATCGAGCTCTCCGCGCAGGCGCGCTCCGAGAACGGCTGGGACGCGCTGGTCACCTCCTCGATGTTCTTCTCTCTCGCCCCGGGAGAGATCGAGACGGTCTACGTGGACCATGTCGTTCCCGCCGGCGCGGAATGCCCCGGCCAGAGCGATCCGGTGCCGGGCGACACGCTCTGGCTCGACGTTTTCGAGTCGCAAATCAGGCCGCAGGAACCGCTCGCCTCGGATTGGGCGTTCACCACCGCCGAGTTCTCCGCGGGGGTCGTGGTTTCGCCGCCCCAGTATCCCGCCGAGTGCGCCGATCCGGGGGATTCCATCTACGTACAGATCGATGTGCATAACACCGGCGCCTGCCCGGAGTGGTTCGACATCGATCTGACCTTCGACAAGCCCGGTTGGTCGGCGGAGGTCGCCATTCTCACTCCTCCGATCTGGCTCTCCGCCGGAGCCCTCGGGAGCGTGCCCGTCTGGGTGCACGTGCCGGAGGACGCGGAATGCGGCGAGCAGGTGACCATGCAGTTCAAAGCCACGGGGACGGTCTTCGGCGCCGCCGATTCCACGGAGACCGACCACTGCGCCAACAACATCTATGAAGTGAGCATCCGCGACATCTCCGGGTTGGGCGGCGAACCGGGCGATTCGGTGACCTACTGTTTCGAGGTGAAGAACGAGGGGAACTGCGACGTCATCGCCTATCCGGAGGCTTTTTCCGGCTGGCCGGTGAACTTCAACTCGGCCGAGCGCCTCATCCCGGTGGATCAGTCGGACACGATCTGCGTCCGCCATCTGATCCCGGCGGGGACCGCCGTCGGCGCGATGATGAACCTCACCTTCATCGTCTCACCGGGCTTGATTCCCGAGAAGGATCGCGAAGCCGTCTTCCGGCCCGACACGCTCGTCGTGACCACAACCGCCCTCGAGGGCTGCGACGCGGGCGTGGAGATCACCCCTCCGGCAGGCGGCTCCTCCCATTTTCCGAATGAGTTGTTCCAGATCGCATTCAACGTTTCCAACACGGGCGGCGATCCGGACCGTTACCTCCTCTACGCGGATTGCCCGCAGGGGTGGATGGTGGATACCGAGGAGGACACCACGCCGGTGATCGATCCGGGTAACGACTACGACGCCGTGGTGAACGTGCAGGTGCCGTCCAACGCGCTCTGCACCGACCAGGGTTGGGTCCGCCTCTACGCGCTCTCCCTCTGCGACCCGCAGACCATGGATATCGACTCCGCCGCCTACGGCGTCATGCCTGTCGTCAATTACGAAGTGGTCGGTTACCCCGAGGATTCCACCGGCGTGCCCGGACAGAGGATGGAGTACTTCTTCCGGATCACCAACAACGGGAACTGCGCCTTCCCGACGGGGCTCATGCTCCTCAGCACGCCGGCTTGGGAGATCGACCACGGCGGCATGGACGAATTCGAACTCGGGCCGGGCGAATTCAGCGACTTTCATCTCGGCGTGCGGATTCCCGACGACGCCGTGCAGGGGGACGAGCACAAGTTCCTTCTCTGCGCCGACGCGGCCATCAACAAGGACAGGCAGGGAGGGGCGTGCGACTCCATCATCACCCGCGTGCTGAGCGGCTGCGAGCACGTGCAGCCGATCCTCTCCCTCGGCGACTATCGAACGGTGAATTACACCGGACCGGGAGGACTCTGGACGGTGCAGGTGCAGCTCCGGAACAACGGTCCCGGCGAGGCGCGGAACATCTCCATGGAGATGCACGAGAACCTCAGCTGGCTTCTGATCCCGGACGCGGTCGCTTCCTACGGGAACCTGCCGCAGGGGTCGGCGAGCTACGGCGACGGGGACGGGGAAACCTTCACCTTCGATCTCTCCGGCTATCCGGGGGGGAGCTTCAACGTTTGGTTCGACGTCTCCTACGAGGACGCCTGCGGCGCGCCGCCCACCTACCAGGTGCGGCTCGACCCGACCTTCCTCGACCCGGAGGCGTCCGCCGGCGCGCTTCCCTCGCCGACCGCCTATGTGCTGCACGGCAATATGCCGAACCCGTTCAACCCGTCGACGACCATCGGATTCGAGCTGCCGGTGGCGTCGCGCGCGGAGCTGACGATCTACAACACCGCCGGGCAGAAGGTGAAACGGATCTGGAGCGGCGATCTCCCCTCCGGCGTCCACACTTTCCAGTGGACCGGCGAGGATGATCGCGGAAACCCCGTTCCCTCGGGCACTTACTTCTACAGCCTGAAGAGCGGCGATTTCCGGGCCACCAAAAGAATGGTGCTCGTCCGATAG
- a CDS encoding lasso RiPP family leader peptide-containing protein, translated as MEQQKAKLPYEKPEVVRHGNLKEITMTSFTPPDNQMKHSG; from the coding sequence ATGGAACAGCAGAAAGCGAAACTACCGTACGAGAAGCCTGAGGTGGTTCGGCACGGCAACCTGAAGGAGATCACCATGACTTCCTTCACGCCGCCGGACAACCAGATGAAGCACAGCGGATAA
- a CDS encoding tetratricopeptide repeat protein, with amino-acid sequence MIQDRRSSRRPRCAAVFTLLVLIPIVFSWTLSCSALGRGASSPGPAENTARGFRYLEEERWYRAMGAFREALDRDPDYAPARYGLGRVFTETGFTDGAEEEFLRAIAIDSTYGEAYLGLGNLYLRLDRPEESEERIRQAVRHGAGRSPETLYLLGLFAERRGDAEEAEIRYREALESDPSGARTRFALVDLLRSLGRYDDALAELERERFPQGRENEVRRRLGDCRLNLGQDLEAERIFRQLMNTDRSDPEPRWGLVRLALRRGDRTEAATRLAEIAEMLPEQEGNLVASLVDALDYPDPFFIFLCRCRKILPLAPRPLAVRIEEMIAELSAGERRDGEEPCAEGSAVEE; translated from the coding sequence TTGATTCAGGACCGCCGCTCTTCACGCCGCCCGCGTTGCGCCGCGGTTTTCACGCTTCTCGTCCTGATACCGATCGTTTTCTCCTGGACGCTTTCCTGTTCCGCGCTCGGCCGCGGCGCTTCCTCGCCCGGTCCGGCGGAGAATACGGCTCGGGGTTTCCGTTATCTCGAGGAGGAACGCTGGTATCGGGCCATGGGAGCGTTTCGGGAGGCGTTGGATCGGGACCCGGACTACGCCCCGGCGCGCTACGGTTTGGGCCGGGTTTTCACGGAAACCGGTTTCACCGACGGAGCGGAGGAGGAATTCCTCCGGGCGATCGCCATCGACTCCACTTACGGTGAGGCTTATCTGGGACTCGGCAATCTCTATTTACGCCTCGACCGGCCCGAGGAGTCGGAGGAGCGGATCCGCCAAGCGGTCCGCCACGGCGCGGGCCGTTCACCGGAGACTCTCTATCTGCTCGGCCTGTTCGCCGAGCGGCGCGGGGATGCCGAGGAGGCGGAGATCCGCTACCGGGAAGCGCTCGAGAGCGACCCGAGCGGGGCGCGGACCCGCTTCGCCCTGGTGGATCTGCTCCGTTCCCTCGGACGTTATGACGACGCTCTGGCCGAGTTGGAGAGGGAGCGTTTCCCCCAAGGGCGGGAGAACGAGGTGCGCCGCCGGTTGGGCGACTGCCGGCTGAACTTGGGACAGGACCTGGAGGCGGAGAGGATCTTCCGCCAACTGATGAACACGGACCGGAGCGATCCGGAGCCGCGTTGGGGTCTGGTGCGCTTGGCGCTCCGGCGAGGGGATCGTACCGAAGCGGCGACGCGGCTCGCCGAAATCGCGGAGATGCTTCCCGAGCAGGAGGGGAATCTGGTCGCCTCGCTCGTGGACGCCCTCGACTATCCCGACCCTTTCTTCATCTTCCTCTGCCGTTGCCGGAAGATTCTCCCGCTGGCCCCGCGTCCTCTTGCGGTCCGGATCGAGGAGATGATCGCGGAACTCTCCGCAGGCGAACGCCGGGACGGTGAGGAACCTTGCGCCGAGGGCTCTGCCGTTGAGGAGTAA